Proteins from a single region of Segatella copri:
- a CDS encoding PqqD family protein, with protein MKIKKDFKLREICGEYVVTAEGMQAVDFTKLISLNETAAFLWKTAEKQGDFTVASLAQALCDEYDVVMAQAEKDCEAIIAQWQKEGLV; from the coding sequence ATGAAGATCAAGAAAGATTTCAAGCTCCGCGAAATTTGCGGTGAGTATGTGGTAACAGCCGAAGGTATGCAGGCTGTAGACTTTACCAAGTTGATCAGTCTCAACGAAACTGCCGCCTTTCTCTGGAAGACGGCTGAGAAACAGGGCGATTTTACGGTAGCTTCGTTGGCTCAGGCTCTGTGCGATGAGTATGATGTAGTCATGGCTCAGGCAGAAAAAGACTGCGAGGCGATTATTGCCCAGTGGCAGAAAGAGGGACTGGTATGA